One segment of Sesamum indicum cultivar Zhongzhi No. 13 linkage group LG4, S_indicum_v1.0, whole genome shotgun sequence DNA contains the following:
- the LOC105160438 gene encoding putative septum site-determining protein minD homolog, chloroplastic, which produces MICLQPITKPSVLYLGPRKPLKKSLKTLTPIHSLLQYNRKPQLAGETPRVVVITSGKGGVGKTTTTANIGLSLARLGFSAVAIDADVGLRNLDLLLGLENRVNYTVVEVLNGDCRLDQALVRDKRWSNFELLCISKPRSKLPLGFGGKALTWLVEALKNREEGAPDFILIDCPAGIDAGFITAITPANEAVLVTTPDITSLRDADRVTGLLECDGIRDIKMIVNRVRTDMIKGEDMMSVLDVQEMLGLPLLGVIPEDSEVIRSTNRGYPLVLNKPPALAGLAFEQAAWRLVEQDSMKAVMVEEEPKKRGFFSFFGG; this is translated from the coding sequence ATGATCTGTCTCCAGCCCATCACTAAACCATCCGTCCTCTACTTGGGCCCCAGAAAACCCCTCAAGAAATCCCTCAAAACCCTAACTCCAATCCACTCGCTCCTACAGTACAACCGCAAGCCTCAGCTCGCTGGGGAAACGCCGCGGGTGGTGGTCATTACCTCCGGAAAAGGCGGTGTCGGCAAAACTACCACCACCGCAAATATAGGCCTCTCCCTCGCCCGCCTTGGGTTCTCCGCGGTCGCCATTGACGCCGACGTAGGTCTCCGAAACCTTGACCTTCTCCTCGGCCTGGAAAATCGTGTCAATTACACCGTTGTCGAAGTGCTTAACGGAGATTGCCGCCTGGATCAAGCCCTAGTTCGGGACAAACGGTGGTCAAATTTCGAACTTTTGTGCATTTCCAAGCCCCGGTCCAAGCTCCCCCTAGGATTTGGTGGAAAAGCCTTAACTTGGCTAGTTGAAGCCCTTAAAAACCGAGAAGAGGGCGCACCGGACTTTATACTAATTGATTGTCCGGCGGGAATTGACGCCGGGTTTATTACAGCTATTACGCCCGCCAATGAGGCGGTCTTGGTGACAACGCCAGATATCACTAGCCTCCGGGACGCAGATAGAGTGACGGGCTTGTTGGAGTGTGATGGAATTAGGGATATCAAGATGATTGTGAATAGAGTAAGGACGGATATGATTAAGGGGGAGGATATGATGTCGGTTTTGGATGTCCAAGAAATGCTGGGGTTGCCTTTGTTGGGGGTGATTCCTGAGGATTCTGAGGTGATTCGAAGCACAAATAGAGGGTATCCGTTGGTTTTGAATAAGCCGCCTGCTTTGGCAGGATTGGCATTTGAGCAGGCCGCTTGGAGGTTGGTGGAGCAGGATAGTATGAAGGCAGTGATGGTGGAGGAGGAACCCAAAAAACGTGggtttttctctttcttcggAGGATAG
- the LOC105160440 gene encoding uncharacterized protein LOC105160440: MEGAKVTAGVRKAKKKQVKDELDRIKQAEKKKRRLEKALATSAAIRSELEKKKQKKKEEQERLDEEGAAIAEAVALHVLLGEDSDDSSKLMLKKDEGLTSWDHASNMDIFVGARRAVVPHQDLSKNSCENIGWVSDPHRYGRVWNYWGNSNLMVSSDSLGKEFCPQYFREDGWGSVGLSAGHLAAQAVSSLKIADDARVDAYVFNRMLRG; this comes from the coding sequence ATGGAGGGCGCTAAAGTAACAGCCGGTGTTAGGAAAGCCAAGAAGAAGCAGGTGAAAGACGAGCTTGATCGCATTAAACAGGctgagaagaaaaagagacgCTTGGAGAAGGCTTTGGCTACTTCAGCTGCCATCCGTTCTGAACTGGaaaaaaagaagcagaaaaagaaagaagaacagGAGAGGCTTGATGAAGAAGGTGCTGCAATAGCTGAGGCAGTTGCGCTGCATGTCCTACTTGGTGAAGACTCGGACGATTCAAGTAAATTGATGCTGAAGAAGGATGAGGGGCTGACCTCGTGGGATCATGCTAGCAATATGGACATCTTTGTGGGGGCAAGAAGGGCTGTGGTTCCTCATCAAGATCTGTCAAAGAATTCGTGTGAAAATATTGGATGGGTTTCTGATCCTCATAGATATGGACGTGTGTGGAATTACTGGGGAAATTCGAATTTGATGGTCTCATCTGATTCTCTTGGCAAAGAATTCTGCCCTCAGTATTTTAGAGAGGATGGTTGGGGCTCTGTTGGTTTGTCTGCAGGTCATCTTGCTGCTCAGGCTGTTTCATCACTTAAGATAGCTGATGATGCACGGGTAGATGCCTATGTGTTCAACCGTATGTTGAGAGGATAG
- the LOC105160441 gene encoding uncharacterized protein LOC105160441 isoform X2: protein MREVILHVYDVTNSGYDKTNNTIMQINKIFKDGIGLGGIFHTAVQGTGVFSCPSTQNPMYTYRESINLGKTSFSIFKVNQIRRELSREWPGHSYDLLAKNCNHFCDEFCRRLGVQKLPGWVNRFANAGDTAVEIAGNTAYRFRQAKTEIVSASRVAYRFLAGVASSNLNVDPDSPGNSNSGSPRFQATWLKNLVSPGTKPSTGSKVENQDQDVVGQKQRQDAEKGSTGSKVESQDQDVVGQKQRRDAEKTLLTSNSQHNI from the exons ATGAGGGAGGTGATCCTCCATGTATACGACGTGACTAATAGCGGTTATGACAAAACGAACAACACAATTATGCAGATCAACAAGATTTTCAAAGATGGGATTGGTCTCGGTGGCATCTTCCACACCGCTGTTCAG GGTACTGGAGTTTTTAGCTGTCCATCAACACAGAATCCAATGTATACATACCGCGAAAGCATTAATCTCGGGAAAACATCCTTCTCTATCTTCAAGGTTAATCAGATAAGGAGGGAACTGAGTAGAGAGTGGCCTGGACACTCGTATGATCTGTTAGCAAAAAATTGCAATCATTTCTGTGATGAATTCTGTAGAAGACTAGGTGTGCAAAAGCTTCCTG GTTGGGTAAACAGGTTCGCGAATGCTGGCGACACTGCTGTAGAAATAGCTGGCAACACAGCCTACAGA TTCAGGCAAGCTAAAACCGAAATTGTATCTGCTAGCAGAGTGGCATATCGTTTCTTAGCTGGAGTCGCATCGAGCAATTTAAATGTAGATCCAGATTCTCCTGGCAACTCCAACAGTGGAAGTCCCAGATTCCAAGCTACCTGGTTGAAGAACCTTGTTTCACCCGGTACTAAACCATCAACTGGTTCAAAAGTGGAAAATCAGGATCAAGATGTGGTAGGTCAGAAACAAAGACAAGATGCAGAAAAAGGTTCAACTGGTTCAAAAGTGGAAAGTCAGGATCAAGATGTGGTAGGTCAGAAACAAAGACGAGATGCAGAAAAAACACTTTTAACGTCTAACTCTCAACATAATATCTGA
- the LOC105160441 gene encoding uncharacterized protein LOC105160441 isoform X1 has product MREVILHVYDVTNSGYDKTNNTIMQINKIFKDGIGLGGIFHTAVQVYGDEEWSFGFCEQGTGVFSCPSTQNPMYTYRESINLGKTSFSIFKVNQIRRELSREWPGHSYDLLAKNCNHFCDEFCRRLGVQKLPGWVNRFANAGDTAVEIAGNTAYRFRQAKTEIVSASRVAYRFLAGVASSNLNVDPDSPGNSNSGSPRFQATWLKNLVSPGTKPSTGSKVENQDQDVVGQKQRQDAEKGSTGSKVESQDQDVVGQKQRRDAEKTLLTSNSQHNI; this is encoded by the exons ATGAGGGAGGTGATCCTCCATGTATACGACGTGACTAATAGCGGTTATGACAAAACGAACAACACAATTATGCAGATCAACAAGATTTTCAAAGATGGGATTGGTCTCGGTGGCATCTTCCACACCGCTGTTCAG GTTTATGGAGATGAGGAATGGTCATTTGGATTCTGTGAACAGGGTACTGGAGTTTTTAGCTGTCCATCAACACAGAATCCAATGTATACATACCGCGAAAGCATTAATCTCGGGAAAACATCCTTCTCTATCTTCAAGGTTAATCAGATAAGGAGGGAACTGAGTAGAGAGTGGCCTGGACACTCGTATGATCTGTTAGCAAAAAATTGCAATCATTTCTGTGATGAATTCTGTAGAAGACTAGGTGTGCAAAAGCTTCCTG GTTGGGTAAACAGGTTCGCGAATGCTGGCGACACTGCTGTAGAAATAGCTGGCAACACAGCCTACAGA TTCAGGCAAGCTAAAACCGAAATTGTATCTGCTAGCAGAGTGGCATATCGTTTCTTAGCTGGAGTCGCATCGAGCAATTTAAATGTAGATCCAGATTCTCCTGGCAACTCCAACAGTGGAAGTCCCAGATTCCAAGCTACCTGGTTGAAGAACCTTGTTTCACCCGGTACTAAACCATCAACTGGTTCAAAAGTGGAAAATCAGGATCAAGATGTGGTAGGTCAGAAACAAAGACAAGATGCAGAAAAAGGTTCAACTGGTTCAAAAGTGGAAAGTCAGGATCAAGATGTGGTAGGTCAGAAACAAAGACGAGATGCAGAAAAAACACTTTTAACGTCTAACTCTCAACATAATATCTGA
- the LOC105160443 gene encoding probable receptor-like protein kinase At5g24010, which translates to MGAKFLQFLVLSFSTFLFSTAFTPQDNYLINCGSNAPTVVVDNRHFVSDKGSGYLSEGKSFSLTNPKTSPISPVLYSTARVFTSASSYAFNIKSVGTHLVRLHFSPFSSGNYDLKNGNFDVLANGISLLSNFGANSTVLKEFFLMVDKEELEILFTPASDSSLAYVNAIEVFSAPKDFFIDAAGIALISPDGIQEFKQNVSSQILETVHRINVGGSMLTPFNDTLWRTWIPDEDFLYFKSAAKIARTTDPPNYQPGGATRETAPDNVYMTAQQMNIVNRSLNSLFNITWDFPVRPGEDMHFVRLHFCDIVSVALNTLYFNIYINGVTAYKDVDLSVLALHQLASPYYIDFVVKNAKGSGVVRVSVGPSELSATLRKNALLNGVEIMRMVNFVASPRRSKKKSLWILVGSVIGGIFVLALAVVAILALLKCRKRKPKQKTRRAESAGWTSLRVYGGSSQATASEGTALASPGPYGYFGLKIPFADIQLATNNFDKTLLIGSGGFGMVYKGVLGDNIKVAVKRGMPGSRQGLPEFHTEITVLSKIRHRHLVSLVGYCEEQSEMILVYEYMEKGPLRHHLYGTDLPPLSWKQRLEICIGAARGLHYLHTGSAQGIIHRDIKSTNILLDENYVAKVADFGLSKSGPCLNETHVSTGVKGSFGYLDPEYFRRQQLTDKSDVYSFGVVLFEVLCARPAVDPLLTRDQVNLAEWAMEWQKKGMIEQIVDPHLKDQIKPSSLKIFGETAEKCLAEYGVDRPTMGDVLWNLEYAYQLQTNGRKREEHRPTDVTSDDPRTPMVVPSGRAGIDGNCDDGTSDISTSGVFSQLITNEGR; encoded by the coding sequence ATGGGAGCAAAATTTCTTCAGTTTCTGGTTTTAAGTTTCTCTACTTTCCTTTTCTCAACTGCTTTCACACCCCAAGATAATTACCTCATCAACTGTGGATCGAACGCTCCTACGGTAGTTGTTGATAACAGACACTTTGTTTCAGACAAGGGTTCAGGTTATCTATCAGAAGGTAaatcattttctctcacaaatCCTAAAACATCTCCCATCTCTCCTGTACTTTACAGCACAGCTAGAGTTTTCACTTCTGCTTCAAGCTATGCTTTTAATATCAAGAGTGTCGGGACCCATTTGGTGCGTCTGCATTTCTCTCCTTTTAGTTCAGGGAATTATGACCTCAAGAATGGAAACTTTGATGTTTTGGCAAATGGGATTTCCCTTTTGAGCAATTTTGGTGCTAACTCTACTGTTCTTAAGGAGTTCTTCTTGATGGTGGATAAAGAAGAGCTTGAGATTTTGTTTACTCCTGCTAGTGATTCCAGTCTTGCTTATGTAAACGCAATTGAAGTGTTTTCAGCACCCAAAGATTTTTTCATTGATGCTGCTGGGATAGCATTGATTAGTCCTGATGGGATTCAAGAATTTAAGCAGAATGTTTCATCCCAGATTTTAGAAACTGTTCATAGGATTAATGTTGGGGGTTCGATGTTAACACCATTTAACGACACGCTTTGGAGAACCTGGATTCCAGATGAAGATTTTCTTTACTTCAAATCTGCTGCTAAAATTGCTCGGACCACTGATCCCCCGAACTACCAACCGGGTGGTGCAACTAGGGAGACTGCCCCTGATAATGTGTACATGACTGCACAGCAAATGAATATAGTAAATAGAAGTTTGAATTCTCTGTTCAATATAACTTGGGATTTTCCTGTTAGACCGGGGGAGGATATGCACTTTGTTCGCCTACATTTCTGTGATATTGTTAGCGTTGCACTTAACACGTTGTACttcaacatatacataaatggGGTCACTGCATACAAAGATGTGGACTTGTCTGTGCTTGCATTACATCAGCTTGCTTCTCCTTATTACATTGATTTCGTTGTAAAAAACGCTAAAGGTTCTGGTGTAGTACGGGTTAGTGTTGGTCCTTCTGAACTGAGTGCTACTTTGAGGAAAAATGCTCTTCTTAATGGGGTGGAGATCATGAGAATGGTGAATTTTGTAGCTTCGCCAAGAAGGTCtaagaaaaaaagtttgtgGATTTTGGTGGGTTCAGTTATTGGAGGAATTTTCGTCCTGGCTTTGGCAGTTGTAGCAATTTTGGCCTTACTCAAATGCAGAAAGAGAAAACCAAAACAGAAAACGAGACGTGCTGAAAGTGCAGGTTGGACTTCTCTGCGTGTATACGGTGGCAGCTCACAGGCCACAGCATCTGAAGGAACTGCTCTTGCTTCTCCTGGTCCTTATGGATATTTTGGTCTGAAGATTCCCTTTGCTGATATACAGTTGGctacaaataattttgacaaGACTCTGCTAATTGGATCTGGCGGTTTTGGCATGGTCTACAAAGGGGTTCTTGGCGACAACATAAAGGTTGCTGTGAAACGAGGCATGCCTGGTTCCAGGCAAGGACTCCCAGAATTCCATACGGAAATAACTGTTCTGTCAAAAATTCGCCACCGGCATCTTGTTTCACTTGTTGGCTACTGTGAGGAGCAATCTGAAATGATTCTTGTCTATGAGTATATGGAGAAAGGGCCACTGAGACACCATTTGTATGGTACAGATTTACCACCTTTGTCTTGGAAGCAAAGGCTTGAAATATGCATTGGTGCAGCTAGAGGTCTTCACTATCTGCACACAGGTTCTGCTCAAGGGATCATCCACCGTGACATCAAATCAACCAACATTTTGCTTGATGAGAATTACGTGGCTAAGGTTGCTGATTTTGGTCTCTCAAAGTCCGGACCATGTCTGAACGAGACTCATGTAAGCACTGGTGTAAAAGGCAGCTTCGGCTACCTAGATCCTGAATATTTCCGGCGACAGCAGCTTACTGATAAATCAGATGTTTACTCATTTGGGGTCGTGCTGTTCGAGGTTCTGTGCGCTAGACCTGCTGTGGATCCATTACTGACCAGAGACCAAGTGAACTTAGCCGAATGGGCAATGGAGTGGCAAAAGAAAGGGATGATCGAGCAAATCGTGGACCCTCATCTCAAAGATCAGATAAAACCAAGCTCTCTGAAAATATTTGGTGAAACAGCTGAAAAATGTCTGGCTGAGTATGGTGTTGATAGGCCGACCATGGGTGACGTCTTGTGGAATTTGGAATACGCGTATCAGCTTCAAACAAACGGAAGGAAAAGGGAAGAGCACAGGCCCACAGATGTTACGTCAGATGATCCACGAACACCTATGGTTGTTCCATCAGGCCGTGCTGGCATTGACGGGAATTGTGATGATGGTACTTCGGACATATCAACGAGCGGTGTTTTCTCCCAGCTGATAACCAATGAAGGCAGATAG
- the LOC105160444 gene encoding uncharacterized protein LOC105160444, translating into MALKLLFSQPINCHPPPLQRSRFASHQKPSQIPTARSPLIQDFSLLTSSSNKDRSLNLSPNTNPKNVARSVVAKSQLNFPIISPQDQWGTWTALFATGAFGIWSEKTKIGSALSGALVSILVGLAASNLGIIASEAPAYKVVLEFLLPLAVPLLLYRADMRRIIRSTGTLLLAFLLGSVATTAGTAVAFLLVPMRSLGQDGWKIAAALMGRHIGGAVNYVAISEALEVTPSVLAAGLAADNVICAIYFTTLFALASKIPAESATSTTDGGLNEESESSNKLPVLQTATALAVSFIICKSASFLTNYLGIQGATLPTITAIVVILATMLPNQFAYLAPSGEAMALILMQVFFAVIGASGSIRSVISTAPSIFLFALVQIGVHLAIILGLGKLLRFDLKLLLLASNANVGGPTTACGMATAKGWSSLVVPGILAGIFGIAIATFLGIAFGQAVLKFM; encoded by the exons ATGGCTTTAAAGCTTCTTTTCTCCCAGCCCATTAACTGCCATCCGCCGCCACTGCAGCGGTCACGTTTCGCTTCCCACCAGAAGCCCTCCCAGATTCCAACTGCTCGTAGCCCATTAATTCAAGATTTCTCTCTACTAACTTCTTCTTCTAACAAAGATAGATCCCTGAACTTATCTCCGAACACAAATCCCAAGAATGTAGCCAGAAGTGTAGTTGCTAAATCGCAGTTGAATTTCCCCATCATTTCTCCGCAAGATCAGTGGGGAACCTGGACGGCTCTCTTTGCCACTGGTGCTTTTGGCATCTG GTCAGAGAAGACCAAGATTGGGAGTGCATTGAGTGGTGCACTGGTGAGTATTTTGGTGGGTCTTGCAGCAAGTAATTTGGGAATCATAGCAAGTGAAGCGCCAGCTTATAAAGTTGTGTTGGAGTTTCTGCTGCCATTGGCTGTTCCATTGCTGCTATACAGGGCTGATATGCGCCGGATTATACGGTCAACTGGCACACTGCTCCTAGCTTTCTTGCTTGGATCAG TTGCGACAACAGCGGGGACTGCCGTGGCTTTCCTGTTGGTGCCTATGCGATCACTTGGTCAAGACGGTTGGAAGATAGCAGCTGCTTTAATGGGAAGGCATATTGGTGGAG CTGTAAATTATGTTGCCATATCTGAAGCTCTTGAAGTCACTCCTTCAGTTTTAGCTGCTGGACTAGCAGCAGACAATGTTATTTGTGCAATATATTTTACCACATTATTTGCATTGGCATCAAAAATACCTGCTGAATCTGCAACCTCAACAACTG ATGGTGGACTTAATGAGGAATCAGAATCCAGTAACAAGCTACCTGTACTGCAGACTGCAACTGCACTTGCTGTATCCTTTATCATATGCAAAAGTGCTAGTTTCTTGACCAATTATTTAGGGATTCAGGGAGCTACCCTTCCAACCATTACGGCTATCGTTGTTATTCTAGCAACCATGTTACCAAATCAGTTTGCTTACCTTGCTCCTTCTGGTGAAGCTATGGCACTGATATTGATGCAG GTGTTTTTTGCTGTCATTGGTGCAAGCGGGAGCATCAGGAGCGTTATCAGTACAGCACCCagcattttcttgtttgctcTCGTCCAGATAGGAGTCCATCTCGCCATCATTCTTGGATTGGGGAAGTTGTTGCGGTTTGACCTCAAGTTACTGCTCCTGGCATCAAACGCAAACGTGGGAGGTCCTACAACGGCTTGTGGTATGGCCACAGCAAAGGGATGGAGTTCTTTAGTTGTTCCAGGGATTCTTGCCGGCATATTTGGCATTGCAATCGCAACTTTTCTTGGCATAGCTTTCGGACAAGCTGTCTTGAAATTCATGTAA
- the LOC105160445 gene encoding uncharacterized protein LOC105160445 isoform X1 translates to MAYSATLPLHQPILSSSSPLRSPFCGFFNGVVVPSKQLANTMSHSSNRNFHKNRSLNGSLTVNSHSNGSPVVSPDDHWGLWASLFATGTFGLWSEKTKIGSMVSAALVSILVGLAASNLGIIPHDAPAYSVVFKYLLPVTIPLLLFRADLKQVIRTTGTLFLAFLLGSVATVVGTTVAFLIVPMRSLGQDNWKIAAALMGSYIGGAINYVAISEALGVSPSVIAAGVAADNVICAVYFLLLFALASKIPAEAAKPTNADSSGQVTNESKLSVLQMATALAVSFAVCKVGTSLSNSLGIQGGELPAVTAIVVFLATLLPSYFRHLAPAGDAFAIVLMQVFFSVLGASGNLWSVINTAPGIFLFAFIQVTVHLAVILGLGKLFQIDQKLILLASNANIGGPTTAGGMATAKGWGTLVVPGILVGIFGISIATFLGIGFGMLVLRYM, encoded by the exons ATGGCATACTCAGCGACTCTGCCGTTGCATCAACCCATACTCTCGTCTTCTTCTCCATTGCGGTCACCCTTCTGTGGATTCTTTAATGGCGTCGTGGTACCGAGCAAACAGCTAGCAAATACTATGTCGCATTCATCGAACAGGAATTTTCACAAGAACAGATCTCTCAACGGTTCTTTAACTGTAAATTCTCATTCGAATGGCTCGCCTGTGGTTTCTCCTGATGATCACTGGGGTTTGTGGGCTTCCCTTTTCGCTACCGGCACTTTTGGTCTCTG GTCAGAGAAGACGAAGATTGGCAGCATGGTTAGTGCTGCACTAGTAAGTATTCTAGTGGGGCTTGCTGCCAGTAATCTGGGAATTATTCCACATGATGCACCGGCGTATTCTGTCGTTTTTAAGTATCTACTGCCGGTAACTATACCGTTGCTGCTATTTAGAGCTGATTTAAAGCAAGTCATACGGACAACAGGGACTTTGTTCTTGGCTTTCTTGCTAGGATCAG TAGCAACAGTTGTTGGGACAACAGTGGCGTTTCTCATCGTGCCCATGCGGTCCCTTGGTCAGGACAACTGGAAAATAGCTGCTGCTCTAATGGGTAGTTATATTGGAGGAG CAATCAATTATGTTGCTATATCTGAGGCACTTGGTGTTTCTCCATCAGTTATTGCTGCTGGTGTAGCAGCAGACAACGTCATATGTgctgtatattttcttctcttgtttGCGTTAGCCTCCAAAATACCTGCAGAGGCTGCGAAACCAACTAATG CTGATTCTTCAGGTCAAGTAACCAACGAAAGCAAACTTTCTGTACTCCAAATGGCTACAGCACTTGCTGTTTCCTTTGCTGTCTGCAAAGTTGGCACTTCTCTCTCCAATTCTCTTGGAATCCAAGGAGGTGAACTTCCTGCTGTTACAGCAATTGTGGTATTTTTAGCAACTTTGCTTCCGAGTTACTTCCGCCACCTGGCACCTGCTGGTGATGCTTTCGCTATAGTACTAATGCAG GTTTTTTTTTCTGTCCTGGGCGCTAGTGGGAACCTGTGGAGCGTGATCAACACAGCACCGGgcattttcttgtttgccTTTATTCAAGTGACTGTTCATCTTGCTGTGATACTTGGACTAGGAAAGTTATTTCAGATTGATCAGAAACTAATACTACTGGCATCAAATGCTAACATTGGAGGTCCAACAACAGCTGGTGGAATGGCCACAGCAAAAGGATGGGGCACCCTAGTTGTGCCCGGCATTCTTGTAGGGATATTTGGAATATCAATTGCAACATTTCTGGGCATCGGATTTGGAATGCTAGTTCTTAGATACATGTAA
- the LOC105160445 gene encoding uncharacterized protein LOC105160445 isoform X2: MAYSATLPLHQPILSSSSPLRSPFCGFFNGVVVPSKQLANTMSHSSNRNFHKNRSLNGSLTVNSHSNGSPVVSPDDHWGLWASLFATGTFGLWSEKTKIGSMVSAALVSILVGLAASNLGIIPHDAPAYSVVFKYLLPVTIPLLLFRADLKQVIRTTGTLFLAFLLGSVATVVGTTVAFLIVPMRSLGQDNWKIAAALMGSYIGGAINYVAISEALGVSPSVIAAGVAADNVICAVYFLLLFALASKIPAEAAKPTNADSSGQVTNESKLSVLQMATALAVSFAVCKVGTSLSNSLGIQGGFFFCPGR; this comes from the exons ATGGCATACTCAGCGACTCTGCCGTTGCATCAACCCATACTCTCGTCTTCTTCTCCATTGCGGTCACCCTTCTGTGGATTCTTTAATGGCGTCGTGGTACCGAGCAAACAGCTAGCAAATACTATGTCGCATTCATCGAACAGGAATTTTCACAAGAACAGATCTCTCAACGGTTCTTTAACTGTAAATTCTCATTCGAATGGCTCGCCTGTGGTTTCTCCTGATGATCACTGGGGTTTGTGGGCTTCCCTTTTCGCTACCGGCACTTTTGGTCTCTG GTCAGAGAAGACGAAGATTGGCAGCATGGTTAGTGCTGCACTAGTAAGTATTCTAGTGGGGCTTGCTGCCAGTAATCTGGGAATTATTCCACATGATGCACCGGCGTATTCTGTCGTTTTTAAGTATCTACTGCCGGTAACTATACCGTTGCTGCTATTTAGAGCTGATTTAAAGCAAGTCATACGGACAACAGGGACTTTGTTCTTGGCTTTCTTGCTAGGATCAG TAGCAACAGTTGTTGGGACAACAGTGGCGTTTCTCATCGTGCCCATGCGGTCCCTTGGTCAGGACAACTGGAAAATAGCTGCTGCTCTAATGGGTAGTTATATTGGAGGAG CAATCAATTATGTTGCTATATCTGAGGCACTTGGTGTTTCTCCATCAGTTATTGCTGCTGGTGTAGCAGCAGACAACGTCATATGTgctgtatattttcttctcttgtttGCGTTAGCCTCCAAAATACCTGCAGAGGCTGCGAAACCAACTAATG CTGATTCTTCAGGTCAAGTAACCAACGAAAGCAAACTTTCTGTACTCCAAATGGCTACAGCACTTGCTGTTTCCTTTGCTGTCTGCAAAGTTGGCACTTCTCTCTCCAATTCTCTTGGAATCCAAGGAG GTTTTTTTTTCTGTCCTGGGCGCTAG